From Xenopus tropicalis strain Nigerian chromosome 3, UCB_Xtro_10.0, whole genome shotgun sequence, the proteins below share one genomic window:
- the vdac3 gene encoding voltage-dependent anion-selective channel protein 3 isoform X4: MAVPPTYADLGKAARDVFNKGYGFGLVKLDLKTKSSSGVEFTSSGSSNTDTGKASGNLETKYKMKEAGVTFTQKWNTDNTLGTEVAIEDKLATGLKLSVDTTFVPNTGKKSAKLKTSYKRDHANVGIDIDLDLAGPTIYGWGVLGYQGWLAGYQMAFDTAKSRLAQNNFALGYTAGDFQLHTNVNDGTEFGGSVYQKVSKDVETSVSLAWSAGSNNTRFGIGAKYQLDSGTTLSAKVNNASLIGVGYTQTLRPGVKLTLSALINGKNFSAGGHKVGLGFELEA; encoded by the exons ATGGCCGTGCCACCTACATACGCAGACCTGGGCAAAGCCGCCCGAGATGTTTTTAATAAAGGATATG GATTTGGCCTGGTGAAGCTGGATCTCAAGACCAAGTCCTCCAGTGGAGTG GAGTTCACAAGCAGCGGCTCATCCAACACTGACACAGGGAAAGCATCAGGCAACCTAGAGACAAAATACAAGATGAAAGAGGCTGGAGTCACCTTCACCCAGAAATGGAACACAGACAACACCCTGGGGACTGAAGTGGCCATTGAAGATAAG TTGGCAACAGGTTTGAAGCTCTCAGTGGACACTACATTTGTGCCCAATACGGG TAAGAAGAGCGCTAAGCTAAAGACCTCCTACAAAAGAGACCATGCCAACGTGGGCATTGATATAGACCTGGACTTGGCTGGTCCCACCATATATGGCTGGGGGGTGCTTGGCTATCAGGGCTGGCTGGCTGGCTATCAGATGGCATTCGACACCGCTAAATCCAGACTGGCACAAAACAACTTTGCATTGGGCTATACAGCAGGAGACTTCCAGCTTCATAcaaatgt CAATGACGGCACAGAATTTGGGGGCTCAGTGTACCAGAAGGTTAGTAAGGATGTGGAGACGTCAGTGAGCCTTGCTTGGAGTGCCGGCAGCAACAACACTCGTTTTGGCATTGGGGCCAAGTACCAGCTGGACTCGGGCACCACTCTCTCT GCCAAAGTGAACAATGCCAGCCTGATAGGTGTGGGTTACACGCAGACTCTGAGACCCG GAGTGAAGCTGACCCTGTCGGCCCTCATTAATGGAAAGAACTTTAGCGCTGGTGGCCACAAGGTGGGCCTGGGCTTCGAGTTGGAGGCGTAA
- the vdac3 gene encoding voltage-dependent anion-selective channel protein 3 isoform X1, giving the protein MRREVRRRDLQPGTVNMAVPPTYADLGKAARDVFNKGYGFGLVKLDLKTKSSSGVMEFTSSGSSNTDTGKASGNLETKYKMKEAGVTFTQKWNTDNTLGTEVAIEDKLATGLKLSVDTTFVPNTGKKSAKLKTSYKRDHANVGIDIDLDLAGPTIYGWGVLGYQGWLAGYQMAFDTAKSRLAQNNFALGYTAGDFQLHTNVNDGTEFGGSVYQKVSKDVETSVSLAWSAGSNNTRFGIGAKYQLDSGTTLSAKVNNASLIGVGYTQTLRPGVKLTLSALINGKNFSAGGHKVGLGFELEA; this is encoded by the exons ATGCGCAGAGAGGTGAGACGCAGAGACCTTCAGCCGGGGACAG TAAACATGGCCGTGCCACCTACATACGCAGACCTGGGCAAAGCCGCCCGAGATGTTTTTAATAAAGGATATG GATTTGGCCTGGTGAAGCTGGATCTCAAGACCAAGTCCTCCAGTGGAGTG ATG GAGTTCACAAGCAGCGGCTCATCCAACACTGACACAGGGAAAGCATCAGGCAACCTAGAGACAAAATACAAGATGAAAGAGGCTGGAGTCACCTTCACCCAGAAATGGAACACAGACAACACCCTGGGGACTGAAGTGGCCATTGAAGATAAG TTGGCAACAGGTTTGAAGCTCTCAGTGGACACTACATTTGTGCCCAATACGGG TAAGAAGAGCGCTAAGCTAAAGACCTCCTACAAAAGAGACCATGCCAACGTGGGCATTGATATAGACCTGGACTTGGCTGGTCCCACCATATATGGCTGGGGGGTGCTTGGCTATCAGGGCTGGCTGGCTGGCTATCAGATGGCATTCGACACCGCTAAATCCAGACTGGCACAAAACAACTTTGCATTGGGCTATACAGCAGGAGACTTCCAGCTTCATAcaaatgt CAATGACGGCACAGAATTTGGGGGCTCAGTGTACCAGAAGGTTAGTAAGGATGTGGAGACGTCAGTGAGCCTTGCTTGGAGTGCCGGCAGCAACAACACTCGTTTTGGCATTGGGGCCAAGTACCAGCTGGACTCGGGCACCACTCTCTCT GCCAAAGTGAACAATGCCAGCCTGATAGGTGTGGGTTACACGCAGACTCTGAGACCCG GAGTGAAGCTGACCCTGTCGGCCCTCATTAATGGAAAGAACTTTAGCGCTGGTGGCCACAAGGTGGGCCTGGGCTTCGAGTTGGAGGCGTAA
- the vdac3 gene encoding voltage-dependent anion-selective channel protein 3 isoform X2: MRREVRRRDLQPGTVNMAVPPTYADLGKAARDVFNKGYGFGLVKLDLKTKSSSGVEFTSSGSSNTDTGKASGNLETKYKMKEAGVTFTQKWNTDNTLGTEVAIEDKLATGLKLSVDTTFVPNTGKKSAKLKTSYKRDHANVGIDIDLDLAGPTIYGWGVLGYQGWLAGYQMAFDTAKSRLAQNNFALGYTAGDFQLHTNVNDGTEFGGSVYQKVSKDVETSVSLAWSAGSNNTRFGIGAKYQLDSGTTLSAKVNNASLIGVGYTQTLRPGVKLTLSALINGKNFSAGGHKVGLGFELEA; this comes from the exons ATGCGCAGAGAGGTGAGACGCAGAGACCTTCAGCCGGGGACAG TAAACATGGCCGTGCCACCTACATACGCAGACCTGGGCAAAGCCGCCCGAGATGTTTTTAATAAAGGATATG GATTTGGCCTGGTGAAGCTGGATCTCAAGACCAAGTCCTCCAGTGGAGTG GAGTTCACAAGCAGCGGCTCATCCAACACTGACACAGGGAAAGCATCAGGCAACCTAGAGACAAAATACAAGATGAAAGAGGCTGGAGTCACCTTCACCCAGAAATGGAACACAGACAACACCCTGGGGACTGAAGTGGCCATTGAAGATAAG TTGGCAACAGGTTTGAAGCTCTCAGTGGACACTACATTTGTGCCCAATACGGG TAAGAAGAGCGCTAAGCTAAAGACCTCCTACAAAAGAGACCATGCCAACGTGGGCATTGATATAGACCTGGACTTGGCTGGTCCCACCATATATGGCTGGGGGGTGCTTGGCTATCAGGGCTGGCTGGCTGGCTATCAGATGGCATTCGACACCGCTAAATCCAGACTGGCACAAAACAACTTTGCATTGGGCTATACAGCAGGAGACTTCCAGCTTCATAcaaatgt CAATGACGGCACAGAATTTGGGGGCTCAGTGTACCAGAAGGTTAGTAAGGATGTGGAGACGTCAGTGAGCCTTGCTTGGAGTGCCGGCAGCAACAACACTCGTTTTGGCATTGGGGCCAAGTACCAGCTGGACTCGGGCACCACTCTCTCT GCCAAAGTGAACAATGCCAGCCTGATAGGTGTGGGTTACACGCAGACTCTGAGACCCG GAGTGAAGCTGACCCTGTCGGCCCTCATTAATGGAAAGAACTTTAGCGCTGGTGGCCACAAGGTGGGCCTGGGCTTCGAGTTGGAGGCGTAA
- the ikbkb gene encoding inhibitor of nuclear factor kappa-B kinase subunit beta, translating into MKERLGTGGFGYVLRWIHQDTGEQVAIKQCRQELSPKNRERWCLEIQIMKKLNHPNVVSAREVPDGLQKLAPNDLPLLAMEYCEGGDLRKYLNQFENCCGLKEGPILTLLSDISSALRYLHENRIIHRDLKPENIVLQPGPQRLIHKIIDLGYAKELDQGSLCTSFVGTLQYLAPELLEQKKYTVTVDYWSFGTLAFECITGFRPFLPNWQPVQWHGKVREKSNEHIVVYEDLMGAVKFSSVLPTPNHLNSKLAGKLEHWLQCMLMWHQRQRGTDPQNPNVGCFQALDSILSLKLLSVLNMVSGKVHTYPVSENENLQNLKSRLEQDTGIPEEEQELLQASGLALNPAQPLTQFVVDCTVNDGRQGEGDLIFLFDNRKTVYEPQISLPAHPESVTVILQDPKRPLTYTHLRRVWGQTWQTIRAMKEDCARLLHGQRTFMVNLLRYNTELSKKKNLMTSEFEQLKAKLDFFRNSIQIDLEKYSEQMEFGITSEKLLSAWRETEQTVELCGREREVQALVDKMMALQTDSVDLQRNPLGRKHRGTLDDLEEQAKDLYRRLRERPRDQRTAGDSNEMVRLLIQAIQSFEKRVILIYDQLSKTVACKHKALELSPKVKEVMNLMREDEKMVVKRQEKRQQELWNLLKIACSKVRGPVSGSPDSLGTSRMPGPSQLLSQPPALSASLAQEYVKKSEDLLSESLKLCRQMETSMMGFMKEQDSSLMSLDWSWLSQQEEASGTSPITTT; encoded by the exons ATGAAGGAACGCTTGGGAACTGGGGGATTTGGTTATGTCTTGCGCTGGATTCACCAG GATACTGGTGAGCAAGTGGCAATAAAGCAGTGCCGGCAGGAGCTGAGCCCTAAGAAccgagagagatggtgcctggaAATCCAGATCATGAAAAA GTTGAATCACCCTAATGTGGTCTCTGCCCGTGAAGTTCCTGATGGGCTACAGAAACTGGCCCCCAATGACCTCCCCCTTCTGGCCATGGAATACTGTGAGGGGGGTGACCTGCGCAAG TATCTGAATCAGTTCGAGAATTGCTGTGGCCTTAAGGAGGGACCCATACTGACTCTGCTCAGTGATATTT CCTCTGCCCTTCGATACCTCCATGAGAACAGGATAATCCACAGAGATCTGAAGCCAGAGAACATTGTTCTGCAGCCAGGACCCCAGAGA CTGATCCATAAAATTATTGATTTGGGATATGCCAAGGAGCTTGATCAGGGGAGTCTATGCACATCCTTTGTGGGTACCCTGCAGTATTTG GCCCCAGAATTACTAGAGCAGAAGAAGTACACAGTGACTGTTGATTACTGGAGTTTTGGGACACTAGCCTTTGAATGTATAACAGGATTCCGACCTTTCCTTCCCAACTGGCAACCTGTTCAGTG GCATGGAAAAGTGCGAGAGAAAAGCAATGAGCACATTGTGGTATACGAGGACCTGATGGGAGCAGTAAAGTTCTCCAGTGTCTTACCAACACCCAATCATCTGAACAG cAAGCTGGCTGGCAAGTTGGAACACTGGCTACAATGCATGCTAATGTGGCACCAGAGACAGAGAGGCACAGATCCACAGAACCCTAATGTTGGTTGTTTCCAGGCCTTGGATTCCATCCTAAGCCTTAAG CTGTTGTCTGTACTGAACATGGTGTCTGGCAAGGTGCACACTTACCCGGTGTCAGAGAATGAAAACCTGCAGAATCTGAAGAGTCGCCTGGAGCAAGACACAGGGATTCCTGAGGAAGAGCAGGAACTATTGCAGGCATCAGGATTGGCCCTTAATCCTGCCCAGCCTCTAACCCAGTTTGTGGTAGACTGCACG GTCAATGATGGGCGCCAGGGCGAGGGTGATCTGATATTTCTATTTGATAACCGGAAGACTGTATATGAGCCCCAGATATCACTGCCGGCACATCCCGAGAGTGTCACCGTTATAT TGCAGGATCCCAAGCGGCCCCTCACTTACACCCACCTTCGCCGCGTGTGGGGGCAGACCTGGCAGACAATACGAGCGATGAAAGAGGATTGTGCCCGTCTGCTTCATGGGCAGCGTACCTTTAT GGTAAACCTGCTGCGATACAATACTGAACTTTCCAAAAAGAAGAACCTCATGACTTCTGAGTTTGAGCAGCTAAAGGCCAAACTGGATTTCTTCCGGAACAGTATCCAGATTGATCTAGAAAAATACAGTGAACAGATGGAGTTTGGAATCA CTTCTGAAAAGCTCCTGTCAGCCTGGAGAGAGACGGAGCAAACAGTGGAACTGTGCGGCAGG gaGAGGGAAGTGCAGGCTCTTGTGGATAAAATGATGGCTTTACAAACAGACAGTGTAGATCTGCAGAGAAATCCATTAGGCAGGAAACACCGAGGGACACTGGATGACCT AGAAGAACAGGCTAAAGATTTATATCGGCGGTTACGGGAGAGACCTAGAG aTCAAAGGACAGCAGGAGACAGCAATGAAATGGTGCGCCTCCTAATTCAAGCCATCCAGAGCTTCGAGAAGAGAGTCATCCTTATATATGACCAACTCAG TAAGACTGTGGCGTGCAAGCACAAAGCCCTAGAACTATCCCCAAAGGTGAAAGAGGTGATGAACCTAATGAGAGAAGATGAAAAAATGGTGGTAAAGAGGCAAGAGAAGAGACAGCAGGAGCTGTGGAACCTGCTAAAGATTGCTTGT AGCAAAGTCCGTGGCCCTGTGAGTGGTAGCCCAGATAGCTTGGGCACATCTCGAATGCCTGGCCCAAGCCAACTGCTTTCCCAGCCTCCTGCCCTCTCTGCCAGTCTAGCCCAAGAGTATGTGAAGAAAAG TGAAGATCTTCTCTCTGAGTCTTTGAAACTGTGCAGGCAAATGGAAACTTCAATGATGGGCTTTATGAAGGAACAAGACAGTAGTCTCATG TCCTTAGATTGGTCGTGGCTATCGCAGCAAGAGGAGGCATCTGGCACATCACCCATTACAACCACGTGA
- the vdac3 gene encoding voltage-dependent anion-selective channel protein 3 isoform X3 has protein sequence MAVPPTYADLGKAARDVFNKGYGFGLVKLDLKTKSSSGVMEFTSSGSSNTDTGKASGNLETKYKMKEAGVTFTQKWNTDNTLGTEVAIEDKLATGLKLSVDTTFVPNTGKKSAKLKTSYKRDHANVGIDIDLDLAGPTIYGWGVLGYQGWLAGYQMAFDTAKSRLAQNNFALGYTAGDFQLHTNVNDGTEFGGSVYQKVSKDVETSVSLAWSAGSNNTRFGIGAKYQLDSGTTLSAKVNNASLIGVGYTQTLRPGVKLTLSALINGKNFSAGGHKVGLGFELEA, from the exons ATGGCCGTGCCACCTACATACGCAGACCTGGGCAAAGCCGCCCGAGATGTTTTTAATAAAGGATATG GATTTGGCCTGGTGAAGCTGGATCTCAAGACCAAGTCCTCCAGTGGAGTG ATG GAGTTCACAAGCAGCGGCTCATCCAACACTGACACAGGGAAAGCATCAGGCAACCTAGAGACAAAATACAAGATGAAAGAGGCTGGAGTCACCTTCACCCAGAAATGGAACACAGACAACACCCTGGGGACTGAAGTGGCCATTGAAGATAAG TTGGCAACAGGTTTGAAGCTCTCAGTGGACACTACATTTGTGCCCAATACGGG TAAGAAGAGCGCTAAGCTAAAGACCTCCTACAAAAGAGACCATGCCAACGTGGGCATTGATATAGACCTGGACTTGGCTGGTCCCACCATATATGGCTGGGGGGTGCTTGGCTATCAGGGCTGGCTGGCTGGCTATCAGATGGCATTCGACACCGCTAAATCCAGACTGGCACAAAACAACTTTGCATTGGGCTATACAGCAGGAGACTTCCAGCTTCATAcaaatgt CAATGACGGCACAGAATTTGGGGGCTCAGTGTACCAGAAGGTTAGTAAGGATGTGGAGACGTCAGTGAGCCTTGCTTGGAGTGCCGGCAGCAACAACACTCGTTTTGGCATTGGGGCCAAGTACCAGCTGGACTCGGGCACCACTCTCTCT GCCAAAGTGAACAATGCCAGCCTGATAGGTGTGGGTTACACGCAGACTCTGAGACCCG GAGTGAAGCTGACCCTGTCGGCCCTCATTAATGGAAAGAACTTTAGCGCTGGTGGCCACAAGGTGGGCCTGGGCTTCGAGTTGGAGGCGTAA
- the ikbkb gene encoding inhibitor of nuclear factor kappa-B kinase subunit beta isoform X1: MTHQDASPGRAGWAPPPSHTQICGPWEMKERLGTGGFGYVLRWIHQDTGEQVAIKQCRQELSPKNRERWCLEIQIMKKLNHPNVVSAREVPDGLQKLAPNDLPLLAMEYCEGGDLRKYLNQFENCCGLKEGPILTLLSDISSALRYLHENRIIHRDLKPENIVLQPGPQRLIHKIIDLGYAKELDQGSLCTSFVGTLQYLAPELLEQKKYTVTVDYWSFGTLAFECITGFRPFLPNWQPVQWHGKVREKSNEHIVVYEDLMGAVKFSSVLPTPNHLNSKLAGKLEHWLQCMLMWHQRQRGTDPQNPNVGCFQALDSILSLKLLSVLNMVSGKVHTYPVSENENLQNLKSRLEQDTGIPEEEQELLQASGLALNPAQPLTQFVVDCTVNDGRQGEGDLIFLFDNRKTVYEPQISLPAHPESVTVILQDPKRPLTYTHLRRVWGQTWQTIRAMKEDCARLLHGQRTFMVNLLRYNTELSKKKNLMTSEFEQLKAKLDFFRNSIQIDLEKYSEQMEFGITSEKLLSAWRETEQTVELCGREREVQALVDKMMALQTDSVDLQRNPLGRKHRGTLDDLEEQAKDLYRRLRERPRDQRTAGDSNEMVRLLIQAIQSFEKRVILIYDQLSKTVACKHKALELSPKVKEVMNLMREDEKMVVKRQEKRQQELWNLLKIACSKVRGPVSGSPDSLGTSRMPGPSQLLSQPPALSASLAQEYVKKSEDLLSESLKLCRQMETSMMGFMKEQDSSLMSLDWSWLSQQEEASGTSPITTT, from the exons GATGCCTCCCCTGGCAGGGCCGGCTGGGCACCGCCACCCTCACACACGCAGATATGTGGCCCCTGGGAGATGAAGGAACGCTTGGGAACTGGGGGATTTGGTTATGTCTTGCGCTGGATTCACCAG GATACTGGTGAGCAAGTGGCAATAAAGCAGTGCCGGCAGGAGCTGAGCCCTAAGAAccgagagagatggtgcctggaAATCCAGATCATGAAAAA GTTGAATCACCCTAATGTGGTCTCTGCCCGTGAAGTTCCTGATGGGCTACAGAAACTGGCCCCCAATGACCTCCCCCTTCTGGCCATGGAATACTGTGAGGGGGGTGACCTGCGCAAG TATCTGAATCAGTTCGAGAATTGCTGTGGCCTTAAGGAGGGACCCATACTGACTCTGCTCAGTGATATTT CCTCTGCCCTTCGATACCTCCATGAGAACAGGATAATCCACAGAGATCTGAAGCCAGAGAACATTGTTCTGCAGCCAGGACCCCAGAGA CTGATCCATAAAATTATTGATTTGGGATATGCCAAGGAGCTTGATCAGGGGAGTCTATGCACATCCTTTGTGGGTACCCTGCAGTATTTG GCCCCAGAATTACTAGAGCAGAAGAAGTACACAGTGACTGTTGATTACTGGAGTTTTGGGACACTAGCCTTTGAATGTATAACAGGATTCCGACCTTTCCTTCCCAACTGGCAACCTGTTCAGTG GCATGGAAAAGTGCGAGAGAAAAGCAATGAGCACATTGTGGTATACGAGGACCTGATGGGAGCAGTAAAGTTCTCCAGTGTCTTACCAACACCCAATCATCTGAACAG cAAGCTGGCTGGCAAGTTGGAACACTGGCTACAATGCATGCTAATGTGGCACCAGAGACAGAGAGGCACAGATCCACAGAACCCTAATGTTGGTTGTTTCCAGGCCTTGGATTCCATCCTAAGCCTTAAG CTGTTGTCTGTACTGAACATGGTGTCTGGCAAGGTGCACACTTACCCGGTGTCAGAGAATGAAAACCTGCAGAATCTGAAGAGTCGCCTGGAGCAAGACACAGGGATTCCTGAGGAAGAGCAGGAACTATTGCAGGCATCAGGATTGGCCCTTAATCCTGCCCAGCCTCTAACCCAGTTTGTGGTAGACTGCACG GTCAATGATGGGCGCCAGGGCGAGGGTGATCTGATATTTCTATTTGATAACCGGAAGACTGTATATGAGCCCCAGATATCACTGCCGGCACATCCCGAGAGTGTCACCGTTATAT TGCAGGATCCCAAGCGGCCCCTCACTTACACCCACCTTCGCCGCGTGTGGGGGCAGACCTGGCAGACAATACGAGCGATGAAAGAGGATTGTGCCCGTCTGCTTCATGGGCAGCGTACCTTTAT GGTAAACCTGCTGCGATACAATACTGAACTTTCCAAAAAGAAGAACCTCATGACTTCTGAGTTTGAGCAGCTAAAGGCCAAACTGGATTTCTTCCGGAACAGTATCCAGATTGATCTAGAAAAATACAGTGAACAGATGGAGTTTGGAATCA CTTCTGAAAAGCTCCTGTCAGCCTGGAGAGAGACGGAGCAAACAGTGGAACTGTGCGGCAGG gaGAGGGAAGTGCAGGCTCTTGTGGATAAAATGATGGCTTTACAAACAGACAGTGTAGATCTGCAGAGAAATCCATTAGGCAGGAAACACCGAGGGACACTGGATGACCT AGAAGAACAGGCTAAAGATTTATATCGGCGGTTACGGGAGAGACCTAGAG aTCAAAGGACAGCAGGAGACAGCAATGAAATGGTGCGCCTCCTAATTCAAGCCATCCAGAGCTTCGAGAAGAGAGTCATCCTTATATATGACCAACTCAG TAAGACTGTGGCGTGCAAGCACAAAGCCCTAGAACTATCCCCAAAGGTGAAAGAGGTGATGAACCTAATGAGAGAAGATGAAAAAATGGTGGTAAAGAGGCAAGAGAAGAGACAGCAGGAGCTGTGGAACCTGCTAAAGATTGCTTGT AGCAAAGTCCGTGGCCCTGTGAGTGGTAGCCCAGATAGCTTGGGCACATCTCGAATGCCTGGCCCAAGCCAACTGCTTTCCCAGCCTCCTGCCCTCTCTGCCAGTCTAGCCCAAGAGTATGTGAAGAAAAG TGAAGATCTTCTCTCTGAGTCTTTGAAACTGTGCAGGCAAATGGAAACTTCAATGATGGGCTTTATGAAGGAACAAGACAGTAGTCTCATG TCCTTAGATTGGTCGTGGCTATCGCAGCAAGAGGAGGCATCTGGCACATCACCCATTACAACCACGTGA